A segment of the Flavobacterium azooxidireducens genome:
TTACTTCTTCAGCAACCTCTTCAGTTACTTCAGCAGCTTTCAAAGCATCAGCAGCAGCATTTGCACGTTTTTCATTTGCAACTTTTTCAGCTTTTAAAGCTTCAGCTCTAGCTTTTTCTTGTGCTTTAGTTAAACCTTCTTTTTTAGAAGTAACTTTGTTTGCTTTTTCATCAATCCAAGCTGCCAATTTAGCATCTGCTTGTTCTTGAGTTAAAGCACCTTTTCTAACTCCACCATCCAAGTGATGTTTCAATAACGCACCTTTATAAGAAAGGATAGCTCTTGCAGTATCAGTTGGTTGTGCACCATTGTGTAACCATTGAACAGCACTGTCCAAGTTTAAATCAATTGTTGCAGGGTTAGTGTTTGGGTTGTAAGTTCCGATTTTGTCTAAGAATTTACCATCTCTTTTGGCTCTTGCATCAGCAGCCACAATCCAGAAAAAAGGCTTTCCTTTTTTACCGTGTCTTTGTAATCTAATTTTTACTGGCATAATCGTATGATTAAATTTTGAGGTTCTCGACCTCTGTTAATTAAGGGTGCAAATATATAAAAGTTTTTTGGATTAGAAATCAATGATTTAAAATTTATTTAAATTGTTTGATTCTTTGTGTTTTGAACGTTTTTAACAAAAAAGTATATCGTTTATTCGGTAGAAAAGCTATTTTTGTACTTTAGAAATAATCACAACCAACACAATGAAAAAATATTTTTCTCTTTTAGCTCTTGCTTTTTTATTCATTTCCTGCGAAGAAGATGTGGTTTTTAATTCACCTTCTGTGCAAGGAAGGTTAGAAAATTCATTTTGGAGAGCAATTGATTCCGATGCTGTTTTGCAACCAAACGGTGGTTTAGTAATCACCGCAAAAGCTCGTTTGCAAACAATGACTTTAAGAATTCCGTCTAGAAATGTGGGAACGTATGTTTTGGGTCAAAACCAATCACGAGTTGCAACTTTTGTATTTGATTATGATGATAGTGAATTGTTTTACAGCACCGGTGTGACTACGGAAGAAGAATATCAAGGAGATGGAGAAATAAAAATTACCGAATTTGATGCAGCAAACGGAACTGTTTCCGGCTCATTTAGATTTAATGCTGTGAACATGGCAAACAATCCGTTAGGAGGAGAAATATTAAATTTCAATCAAGGCGTTTTCTATAAAGTGCCTGTAACCGGAATCGAAGAAGATTAATAAGAAATAACAACTCAAAAAAGCCATTTCAAATTCAAATTGAAATGGCTTTTTTATTTATTTTCAACAATTTATGAAATAA
Coding sequences within it:
- a CDS encoding DUF6252 family protein, yielding MKKYFSLLALAFLFISCEEDVVFNSPSVQGRLENSFWRAIDSDAVLQPNGGLVITAKARLQTMTLRIPSRNVGTYVLGQNQSRVATFVFDYDDSELFYSTGVTTEEEYQGDGEIKITEFDAANGTVSGSFRFNAVNMANNPLGGEILNFNQGVFYKVPVTGIEED
- a CDS encoding 30S ribosomal protein S16, translated to MPVKIRLQRHGKKGKPFFWIVAADARAKRDGKFLDKIGTYNPNTNPATIDLNLDSAVQWLHNGAQPTDTARAILSYKGALLKHHLDGGVRKGALTQEQADAKLAAWIDEKANKVTSKKEGLTKAQEKARAEALKAEKVANEKRANAAADALKAAEVTEEVAEEVTEEVSEVATEVAVEEAPAAEETNEEKEA